Proteins from one Mucilaginibacter jinjuensis genomic window:
- a CDS encoding galactose oxidase, with translation MNTIRLLLVLLLLNTCLVPESWGQSYGLGFFSHDTVPEKRTSLDLFPQNGLHIDNTIRISFEMSFLPDREDYYGYIFRLIENGKNNVDLIYNKRDPRPDEPGIDPNHFKLVMGDRYSNISFNISQTDLVNHWNKFTLTFNFAKDELTVMVNNNKYVEHNFHFKPNLYKLFFGVNNFSTFKTNDCPPFKLRDVKIEADNSAPYHWALNENQGNIAHEDHDKLQSEVVNPLWMYSLHAKWSHQKSLKINGAASVAFNPRTSELYIVGADSLITFSLKKYSLSAIGYNSGPLNLVKSNESSFNPYDSTLYNYYIENKQKEIIKFDFKTRRWNQKYSIADPAIDFWQSNNFFRSADNSLYILDGYGQFKYKNTINRYSFDTHQWEMVNAGGAHFSPRYLAATGTTNNGDIAYILGGYGSNSGLQALGPKNFYDLTKFDARTKTFTKLYDLKVKNEDWAFANSMIIDKDNKHFYTLIFPNHTYNSYLQLLIGSLDNPSFKVVNSKIPYDFSDTFSFANIYYSEEKKEFIAVTLLRTVENKTTVNIYTLLSPPELLISTPSVKSTSKLVYIVPLLVALLLSAIWFLLKRKPKAAVAEPVAEPTLAVVPSVSSHLAPIQEHATFEVTGNSSSLFLFGDLQLFTADGEEISKQFTSLLKELFLLILVYSLKYGRGVSPEKLIEILWFDKSEESAKNNRSANLSKLKNILQQSGGLQLSKTTGKWKVEIDPKLMYVDYYHFLQIAADRKNITKEKIDELINITQRGNFLANNEFSWLDEFKSEVANQIIDICLEYAGKLKQSEDPEFLIKLANCIFHFDSVNEDAMVIKCKSLAQIGKHSLAKSTFEHFNKEFKQLYGEEFNKEFHAIVE, from the coding sequence ATGAACACGATACGCTTATTATTAGTGTTGTTGCTGCTTAATACCTGTTTGGTACCCGAGAGTTGGGGCCAATCGTATGGTTTGGGATTTTTCAGCCACGATACTGTCCCTGAGAAAAGAACTTCTTTAGATCTGTTTCCACAGAACGGATTACATATAGATAATACTATCAGAATTTCCTTCGAAATGTCGTTCCTGCCCGACCGTGAAGATTATTACGGTTATATTTTTCGACTGATTGAAAACGGGAAAAACAATGTGGACCTTATTTATAACAAGCGCGACCCAAGGCCTGATGAGCCTGGCATAGACCCCAACCACTTTAAATTGGTGATGGGCGACCGCTACTCTAATATCAGTTTCAATATCTCGCAAACCGACCTGGTTAACCATTGGAATAAGTTTACACTTACATTTAATTTCGCGAAAGACGAGTTGACGGTGATGGTGAACAACAATAAATATGTTGAACATAATTTTCATTTTAAGCCCAACCTTTATAAGTTATTTTTCGGCGTTAATAATTTCTCAACTTTTAAAACCAATGATTGCCCTCCGTTTAAATTAAGAGATGTAAAAATTGAGGCCGATAACAGTGCCCCCTATCATTGGGCATTGAATGAAAACCAGGGCAATATTGCGCATGAAGATCATGACAAACTGCAAAGCGAAGTTGTGAATCCATTATGGATGTATTCGCTGCATGCCAAATGGTCTCATCAAAAAAGCTTGAAAATTAATGGGGCCGCCAGTGTTGCTTTTAATCCGCGTACGAGTGAACTGTATATTGTAGGTGCTGATTCTTTAATTACCTTCTCCTTAAAGAAGTATTCTCTGTCGGCTATCGGCTATAATTCTGGTCCGCTTAACCTGGTAAAAAGTAATGAATCAAGCTTTAATCCTTATGATTCAACCTTATATAACTACTATATAGAGAACAAGCAGAAGGAAATTATAAAGTTTGATTTTAAAACCCGGCGATGGAACCAGAAATACAGCATTGCCGACCCGGCAATAGATTTCTGGCAGTCTAATAATTTCTTCCGGTCTGCCGATAACTCGTTATATATATTAGATGGATATGGGCAGTTTAAATATAAAAACACAATAAATCGTTACAGCTTCGATACCCATCAATGGGAAATGGTAAATGCAGGCGGTGCCCACTTTTCGCCACGTTATTTAGCGGCTACAGGTACTACCAATAATGGTGATATTGCTTACATTCTGGGTGGTTACGGTAGCAACAGTGGCCTGCAGGCACTCGGCCCAAAAAACTTTTATGACCTGACGAAGTTCGATGCCAGGACAAAGACCTTCACAAAACTTTATGATTTAAAAGTTAAGAACGAGGATTGGGCTTTTGCCAATTCAATGATTATTGATAAGGATAACAAGCATTTTTATACACTTATTTTCCCTAACCATACTTATAACTCGTACCTGCAATTATTGATAGGTTCGCTGGATAATCCGTCGTTCAAAGTTGTCAACAGCAAGATACCTTACGATTTTTCTGACACGTTTTCGTTTGCCAACATCTATTATAGCGAAGAAAAGAAGGAGTTTATAGCTGTTACCCTACTCCGTACAGTTGAAAATAAAACAACGGTAAATATCTACACGCTGTTGAGCCCGCCCGAACTGCTAATAAGTACCCCTTCAGTAAAATCTACAAGTAAGCTTGTTTATATAGTGCCTTTATTAGTTGCATTATTGTTATCAGCAATTTGGTTCTTGCTAAAAAGGAAACCAAAAGCAGCTGTAGCAGAACCTGTTGCTGAACCAACTCTCGCTGTAGTTCCTTCAGTTTCTTCTCATTTAGCACCAATACAAGAACATGCGACATTTGAAGTCACGGGTAATAGCAGCAGTTTATTCCTTTTCGGCGACCTGCAATTATTTACAGCAGATGGTGAAGAAATCAGCAAGCAATTTACTTCCTTATTAAAGGAACTCTTTTTACTGATATTAGTGTACAGCTTAAAATACGGACGTGGTGTGAGCCCCGAGAAACTGATTGAAATATTGTGGTTCGATAAATCGGAAGAAAGCGCTAAGAATAACCGTTCGGCAAACCTGTCGAAACTTAAAAATATATTACAACAAAGCGGTGGTTTGCAATTGTCAAAAACAACAGGTAAGTGGAAAGTAGAGATTGACCCTAAATTGATGTATGTTGATTATTACCACTTTCTGCAAATTGCTGCCGACCGTAAAAACATCACAAAAGAGAAAATTGATGAACTGATTAATATTACCCAACGTGGTAATTTCCTGGCCAACAATGAGTTCTCGTGGCTCGACGAATTTAAATCGGAAGTGGCCAATCAGATCATTGACATTTGTTTGGAATATGCCGGTAAACTCAAGCAATCAGAAGATCCGGAATTTTTAATCAAACTTGCTAACTGCATTTTCCACTTCGATTCTGTTAATGAAGACGCGATGGTGATTAAATGTAAATCACTGGCTCAGATAGGTAAACACTCATTGGCTAAATCCACATTCGAGCATTTCAATAAAGAGTTTAAGCAACTTTATGGCGAAGAATTCAACAAAGAATTTCACGCTATTGTAGAATAA
- a CDS encoding glycoside hydrolase family 2 protein, producing MNKRFFAGLILALFPVLGYSQHQEYTGTFAPSESLVKPAEKPYRDDLCLNGSWQFQPVELPAGFKEGIDPTPELPAMRNEGWNKTPIRIPSPWNVNSFADNHGEGGDFRTYPSYPKLWETIKMGWLKRNFIVPQKWDGKRIVLHFEAVAGDAEFLINGKSAGHHFGIFLPFDIDVTNLIHPGAQNEIAVGIRKASLFDKRGEYGRRTYQAGSFWGQHIAGIWQDVYLEALPQTYTANVYIQPKLREDKLQVEATIINQNSQTIDAVIGGDVFQCIGRKNHSIDEDADPVTALATDASLTLPVVKVKLHPGENKIMLSADVKGRLKNWSTDDPNLYGLVLKTNINGKTIDQKYTRFGWREITFEGNKVLLNGKPIVMKGDSWHFMGIPQMTRRYAVPWFTAMRNANLNAVRLHAQPYPSFYLDVADEMGILVLDETAIWASDGGPKMDDQHYWADTKNHVAELVIRDRNHPSVFGWSVSNEVMPVVTNVMHNPSGVKDTLVKYYGIWADICRRLDPSRPWVSADGEDDGEGRFPDYIVHYGGPAAMDRGQKSGKPWGVGEAGNAYYGTPEQVAETNGDRAYESFLGRMEGVAADSYQILVNERKRNAIYRSVFNMVWYGLKPLPLGLRDTMRPPKLSDGIWFTAFKENQPGVQPERLGPYTTTLNPGYDPALPLYETWPLFEAIKDAGAEPLVGEDKWVAKKLIVAVAKPRPAVKSLNVIAGESSTLSAELKKIGVPLNKVGKGTVPQMLFVDGAHPPKENSKAVIDKVLHNGGTVWVWAADSTKLQELNTLLPAPLSITNRSGSGLLPVVKDSLTSGISNADLYFSELKPAEVVTCGLVGPLVKQSNVLLEVNHTDWLKWNKQAEYAKTAMIVRSEREAKPSGVVLIKKQIGNGTLIITTLPSAPKLAKAQKLVKQLLINAGIPIDLANSADQPLSKDGTIVRELFLGNFPVKSLTDGEAAHFVDPAQGEKMREGVVVNDKVWSPIVNENKVADLSALKTNGPKDHAVAYLSFWVSSSRSLEDLLIEPNIPVVKMKVAASDAAQVFLNGKMVINNSRTGSYADGKSQSKELPLRQGWNHFLIKLIQVEGKWQFSGQLTSNQPEFLSTLVSSLEKP from the coding sequence ATGAATAAAAGATTTTTTGCGGGATTGATTTTAGCATTATTTCCTGTACTGGGTTATAGCCAGCACCAGGAATATACGGGCACATTTGCACCATCTGAAAGCCTGGTGAAACCGGCCGAGAAACCATATCGTGACGATCTATGCCTTAATGGATCATGGCAATTTCAGCCTGTTGAGTTACCTGCCGGTTTTAAAGAGGGTATTGATCCAACACCAGAATTACCGGCAATGAGGAATGAAGGTTGGAATAAAACCCCGATCCGTATACCATCGCCCTGGAACGTGAATAGCTTTGCCGATAATCACGGCGAGGGCGGCGATTTTCGCACTTATCCAAGCTATCCCAAACTATGGGAAACTATAAAAATGGGCTGGCTGAAGCGCAATTTCATCGTGCCTCAAAAATGGGATGGAAAGAGAATAGTTTTACATTTTGAAGCCGTTGCCGGTGATGCCGAGTTTTTAATCAATGGTAAATCTGCAGGTCATCATTTCGGTATCTTTTTGCCGTTTGATATTGATGTTACCAACCTTATCCATCCCGGTGCGCAGAATGAAATAGCTGTTGGCATCCGTAAGGCCTCGCTTTTTGATAAAAGGGGAGAGTATGGCCGCAGAACATACCAGGCAGGCTCATTCTGGGGGCAGCATATTGCAGGGATATGGCAGGATGTTTACCTTGAAGCATTGCCGCAGACCTATACGGCTAATGTCTACATCCAACCTAAACTGCGTGAAGATAAGTTACAGGTGGAAGCAACTATAATCAACCAAAATAGCCAAACTATTGATGCTGTTATTGGCGGGGATGTGTTTCAATGCATTGGCCGTAAAAATCATTCTATTGATGAGGATGCTGATCCGGTTACAGCTTTGGCGACTGATGCTTCGCTTACTCTTCCTGTTGTGAAAGTTAAACTGCATCCCGGCGAAAATAAAATTATGTTATCGGCAGATGTGAAGGGGCGGTTAAAGAATTGGTCGACCGATGATCCTAACTTATATGGCTTAGTTTTGAAAACTAACATTAACGGAAAAACGATCGATCAAAAATATACAAGGTTCGGCTGGCGCGAAATCACGTTTGAAGGCAATAAAGTGCTGCTGAATGGAAAGCCTATCGTAATGAAAGGCGACTCCTGGCATTTTATGGGTATCCCGCAAATGACGCGTAGGTATGCTGTGCCCTGGTTTACGGCTATGCGTAATGCCAATTTAAACGCGGTGCGTTTGCATGCACAACCTTATCCATCTTTTTACCTCGATGTAGCCGATGAAATGGGCATTTTAGTGCTCGATGAAACTGCAATTTGGGCCAGTGATGGTGGCCCTAAAATGGACGACCAGCATTATTGGGCTGATACCAAAAACCATGTTGCAGAATTGGTTATTCGGGATAGAAACCACCCCAGTGTTTTTGGCTGGAGTGTATCAAATGAAGTAATGCCAGTGGTAACCAATGTAATGCACAACCCATCGGGTGTAAAAGATACTTTGGTGAAATATTACGGCATTTGGGCAGATATTTGCCGGAGGCTTGATCCATCACGACCATGGGTTTCTGCCGATGGCGAAGATGATGGCGAAGGCCGTTTCCCCGATTATATTGTGCATTATGGCGGCCCCGCTGCTATGGATCGGGGACAGAAAAGCGGAAAGCCCTGGGGTGTAGGCGAGGCCGGCAATGCCTACTATGGTACGCCCGAACAAGTAGCTGAAACCAATGGCGACCGTGCTTATGAATCCTTTTTAGGCAGAATGGAAGGTGTAGCTGCTGATTCGTACCAGATTTTAGTTAACGAGCGTAAACGTAATGCTATTTACCGCAGTGTATTTAACATGGTTTGGTACGGTTTGAAACCTTTGCCTTTGGGTTTGAGGGATACAATGCGACCGCCGAAATTAAGCGACGGGATTTGGTTTACAGCATTTAAAGAAAACCAGCCAGGTGTGCAACCCGAAAGGCTCGGTCCGTATACTACAACCTTAAATCCAGGTTATGATCCTGCATTACCACTTTACGAAACCTGGCCATTGTTTGAAGCCATTAAAGATGCCGGTGCCGAACCGCTTGTTGGTGAAGATAAATGGGTAGCTAAGAAGCTCATTGTTGCTGTCGCGAAACCTCGCCCGGCCGTTAAATCATTAAATGTTATCGCTGGCGAGAGTAGTACGCTTTCGGCAGAATTGAAAAAAATAGGTGTACCCTTAAATAAGGTAGGTAAAGGAACCGTTCCACAAATGCTTTTTGTTGATGGGGCACATCCGCCTAAAGAAAATAGTAAAGCGGTAATTGATAAGGTGCTGCATAATGGAGGCACAGTGTGGGTTTGGGCAGCAGACAGTACAAAGTTGCAAGAGCTGAACACCTTACTGCCAGCTCCGTTATCCATTACAAACCGTAGTGGCTCTGGCTTGCTGCCTGTTGTAAAAGACAGTTTGACGTCGGGTATTAGCAATGCCGATTTGTATTTTTCAGAATTAAAGCCAGCCGAGGTTGTGACTTGTGGATTGGTTGGCCCGTTGGTTAAACAAAGCAATGTGTTACTCGAAGTAAACCATACCGATTGGCTGAAATGGAACAAGCAGGCTGAGTATGCTAAAACGGCAATGATCGTTCGCTCTGAACGGGAGGCTAAGCCATCAGGCGTAGTGCTTATTAAAAAGCAAATTGGCAATGGTACTTTAATCATCACAACACTGCCATCGGCACCTAAACTGGCAAAGGCACAAAAGTTGGTAAAACAGTTATTAATTAATGCCGGTATACCTATTGATTTAGCAAATAGTGCAGATCAACCCTTATCGAAAGATGGTACAATAGTGCGCGAGTTGTTTTTAGGAAATTTTCCTGTCAAGTCCCTAACTGATGGAGAGGCCGCTCATTTTGTCGATCCGGCGCAAGGCGAAAAAATGCGTGAAGGAGTTGTTGTTAACGACAAGGTTTGGAGCCCAATAGTCAATGAAAATAAGGTAGCAGATCTGTCAGCGCTAAAAACCAACGGACCCAAGGACCATGCTGTTGCTTACCTTAGTTTCTGGGTGTCGAGTTCAAGATCACTGGAAGATTTATTGATAGAACCTAATATCCCGGTTGTGAAAATGAAGGTGGCGGCGAGTGATGCTGCACAGGTTTTTCTGAATGGAAAAATGGTAATCAATAATAGCCGTACCGGGAGCTATGCCGATGGGAAGTCGCAATCTAAAGAGTTGCCTTTGCGCCAGGGCTGGAACCACTTCCTGATCAAACTGATCCAGGTTGAAGGCAAATGGCAGTTCTCTGGTCAGTTAACCAGTAATCAGCCTGAGTTTCTATCGACGTTAGTTTCGTCACTCGAAAAACCGTAA
- a CDS encoding glycoside hydrolase family 71/99-like protein, with translation MKNSLITSILVASAIAFISSEMKVEPANRQVLSQVAGYTPDPSTLDKKVMFGYQGWQATPNDGSGNHVWRHWFGRSSPDSANANFDVWPDMREYPKYVTEATNMKYPDGTKAMLYSAYKYGTVDVHFKWMKEHNLDGVFEQRFVTDVRQPGGRKHFNQVVLNVKKASEKYQRVFCIMYDISGAGPNWKSELMNDWKQLVDSLEVTKSKSYLHHKGRPLLAIWGIGFDHTKFATAAQTDSLLNWFHATAPKKYQATIMGGVNDNWLTHSSEWKAVYDKLDVLSPWAVGRYHDEASTDRFMNNDIVPDKSYCDQKKIDYLPVIFPGFSWYNLRHGKSPFNQIPRNGGAFYWHQSYNVLSAGVNMVYIAMYDEVDEGTAMYKLAPTAAQKPVHGKFISADQDGITLPSDWYLRLAEGTSDILRGRQKNTNQIPAYLKNN, from the coding sequence ATGAAAAACAGTTTAATCACCTCAATTTTAGTGGCATCGGCAATTGCTTTCATTAGTAGTGAAATGAAAGTAGAACCTGCAAACAGACAGGTTCTTAGTCAGGTAGCCGGTTATACCCCCGATCCATCAACCCTCGATAAAAAAGTAATGTTTGGTTATCAGGGTTGGCAGGCTACCCCCAATGACGGCTCGGGCAACCATGTTTGGCGACACTGGTTTGGCCGTAGCTCGCCCGATTCGGCCAATGCAAACTTTGATGTTTGGCCGGATATGCGCGAGTACCCTAAATACGTAACCGAAGCTACCAATATGAAGTATCCTGATGGTACTAAGGCAATGCTTTACTCGGCCTATAAATATGGTACGGTAGATGTGCATTTTAAATGGATGAAAGAGCATAACCTCGATGGCGTTTTTGAGCAACGCTTTGTAACCGATGTGAGGCAGCCGGGAGGCCGTAAACATTTTAACCAGGTGGTATTGAACGTGAAAAAAGCCAGCGAGAAATACCAACGAGTGTTTTGTATCATGTATGACATATCGGGTGCTGGACCAAATTGGAAGAGTGAGCTGATGAACGACTGGAAACAACTGGTCGATTCGCTGGAAGTTACCAAAAGCAAAAGTTATTTGCACCATAAAGGCCGTCCGCTACTGGCTATCTGGGGTATTGGTTTTGATCATACCAAATTTGCTACTGCTGCACAGACGGATTCCTTATTGAACTGGTTCCATGCCACCGCACCCAAAAAATACCAGGCCACTATTATGGGCGGGGTAAATGATAACTGGCTAACACACAGCAGCGAGTGGAAAGCAGTTTATGACAAACTGGATGTTTTAAGTCCTTGGGCGGTTGGCCGGTATCACGATGAAGCAAGTACAGATCGTTTTATGAACAATGATATTGTGCCCGATAAATCCTATTGCGATCAGAAAAAGATCGATTACCTCCCCGTTATTTTCCCCGGCTTCTCCTGGTATAATTTAAGGCATGGCAAATCGCCGTTTAACCAGATCCCGCGCAATGGCGGGGCGTTTTACTGGCATCAATCGTACAACGTGTTAAGTGCCGGTGTAAATATGGTTTACATTGCCATGTATGATGAGGTTGATGAAGGCACGGCCATGTACAAACTGGCACCAACCGCTGCTCAAAAACCGGTGCATGGTAAGTTTATTTCGGCAGACCAAGACGGGATTACTTTACCTTCAGATTGGTATTTGCGTTTGGCAGAAGGTACGAGTGATATTCTTCGTGGTCGACAAAAAAATACGAATCAAATCCCGGCTTATTTAAAGAATAACTAA